One Candidatus Limnocylindrales bacterium genomic window carries:
- the meaB gene encoding methylmalonyl Co-A mutase-associated GTPase MeaB, with product MSTRNRDPHALAEATLAGDRVALARLITLVENRAAHTAEVMSRIYKHCGHAFTIGLTGPPGAGKSTMTSAIIGHCRERGLTVGVVAIDPSSPFSGGSVLGDRIRMQRHFLDEGVFIRSLSTRGSHGGLTRSGRDVARLMDASGKDVVIIETVGVGQTELDIMEVADTVVVILVPEAGDTVQVMKAGLLEIADVFVVNKADREGATRMRTELEMMLALKSADDSNAWKVPVLLTKASAGEGTEAVLDAAMTHREFRKEHPQRDVVARRLRAEVFEICEEEVMRRLRSGAANEAVQTTLARVSAGEQDPYHAALEILGDRERLAQMLAGKNGVGS from the coding sequence ATGTCCACGCGCAACCGCGATCCACACGCGCTCGCCGAAGCCACGCTCGCCGGCGACCGCGTGGCACTGGCCCGCCTCATCACGCTGGTCGAGAACCGCGCCGCGCACACCGCCGAGGTGATGTCGCGCATCTACAAGCACTGCGGTCATGCCTTCACGATCGGCCTGACCGGCCCGCCCGGCGCCGGCAAGTCCACCATGACGAGCGCGATCATCGGCCACTGCCGCGAGCGAGGGCTGACCGTCGGCGTCGTGGCCATCGATCCTTCCAGTCCGTTCTCCGGCGGTTCGGTGCTCGGCGACCGCATTCGCATGCAGCGCCATTTCCTCGACGAAGGCGTCTTCATTCGCAGCCTTTCCACGCGCGGCAGCCACGGCGGCCTGACGCGCTCGGGACGCGACGTGGCTCGGCTGATGGACGCTTCGGGCAAGGATGTCGTCATCATCGAGACCGTTGGCGTGGGCCAGACCGAGCTCGACATCATGGAAGTCGCCGATACCGTCGTCGTGATCCTGGTGCCCGAGGCCGGGGACACGGTGCAGGTGATGAAAGCCGGCCTGCTCGAGATCGCCGACGTCTTCGTGGTGAACAAGGCCGACCGCGAAGGCGCCACGCGGATGCGCACCGAGCTCGAGATGATGCTGGCGCTGAAGAGCGCGGACGATTCGAACGCATGGAAAGTGCCGGTGCTGCTGACCAAGGCGTCGGCGGGCGAAGGAACCGAGGCCGTGCTCGACGCGGCGATGACGCACCGAGAGTTTCGCAAGGAGCATCCGCAGCGCGACGTCGTTGCGCGGCGGCTGCGCGCCGAGGTCTTCGAGATCTGCGAAGAGGAAGTGATGCGACGGCTGCGCAGCGGCGCCGCGAACGAAGCGGTGCAAACGACGCTCGCGCGCGTGTCCGCGGGCGAGCAGGACCCTTACCATGCGGCGCTCGAGATTCTCGGCGACCGCGAGCGGCTGGCGCAGATGCTGGCAGGGAAGAACGGCGTCGGGTCCTGA